The following coding sequences lie in one Peribacillus frigoritolerans genomic window:
- the menH gene encoding 2-succinyl-6-hydroxy-2,4-cyclohexadiene-1-carboxylate synthase: MNIVSKDVNYAVEITGNGDPLVLLHGFTGNRDTWKFLIPLLSDRYTLIMVDIIGHGMSASPADHRRYEMERVAEDIKYILDVLHFPKAHILGYSMGGRLGLGFACLFPEYVDTLILESASPGLLTEGEREIRRENDRKLAERILENGMEAFVLQWENIPLFESQKRLSAKTRSAIREQRLANDSTGLSNSLLGMGTGNQASYWEQLQTLDFPVLLVTGELDRKFCRIADSMKKKLKRAEWKIINDAGHAIHVEVGEKFGKIISEFLKRNKRRNYDDDSMGNNT, translated from the coding sequence ATGAATATTGTCAGCAAGGATGTCAATTATGCTGTTGAAATAACGGGAAATGGAGATCCTCTTGTACTTTTACATGGATTTACGGGAAATCGGGATACATGGAAATTCCTCATTCCGCTACTGAGTGACAGGTATACGCTGATCATGGTTGATATCATCGGTCATGGCATGTCTGCATCACCAGCCGATCATCGAAGGTATGAGATGGAGCGTGTCGCTGAGGATATCAAGTATATTTTGGATGTGTTACATTTCCCGAAAGCCCATATCCTTGGATACTCGATGGGCGGAAGACTCGGATTGGGATTTGCCTGTTTGTTTCCTGAGTATGTTGATACATTGATATTGGAGAGCGCTTCACCGGGCCTTTTAACAGAAGGGGAACGGGAAATCCGTAGGGAAAATGATCGGAAGCTTGCCGAAAGGATACTTGAAAATGGCATGGAAGCGTTTGTACTTCAATGGGAAAACATCCCGCTGTTTGAAAGTCAAAAACGGTTGTCGGCCAAAACCAGGTCGGCCATTCGGGAGCAGCGGTTGGCAAATGACTCTACCGGCCTTTCCAATAGCCTTCTTGGTATGGGGACCGGCAATCAGGCTTCATACTGGGAACAACTGCAAACCCTTGATTTCCCTGTGCTCCTTGTTACCGGTGAGCTTGACCGGAAGTTTTGTCGAATTGCGGACTCGATGAAAAAAAAGCTGAAGCGCGCCGAATGGAAAATAATAAATGATGCGGGACATGCGATTCATGTGGAAGTTGGAGAAAAGTTTGGTAAAATAATAAGTGAGTTTTTAAAGCGAAATAAAAGGAGGAATTATGATGACGATTCAATGGGAAACAATACGTGA
- the menD gene encoding 2-succinyl-5-enolpyruvyl-6-hydroxy-3-cyclohexene-1-carboxylic-acid synthase, whose amino-acid sequence MNDRDALTAYAASFVDELAQNEVKHVVVSPGSRSTPLALLLVEHPDIEIHINVDERSAAFFALGLAKAQKEPVGLLCTSGTAAANYYPAVIEAFYSRVPLIVLTADRPHELRDVGAPQAIDQIHLYGRHVKWFVEMALPESTVGMMRYARTVGARAVATAAAEPAGPVHLNFPLREPLIPDLEQAKECRQNKMTPAVMIDSGELSLSSSQIEAVVTTLSEAKQGMIVCGELPHPEMKEAIVALAEKLAFPVLADPLSQLRSGSHDKAVIIDAYDTFLRDETAKAAFRPEVILRFGAMPVSKPLLLFMKEQKQAITLVVDGGAGWREPAGLATNMIYSEEKDFCLRIAESITSSPDDEWLRLWQTVNGATKDALASVRDESDLSEGKLFALLADMMPLESTLFVGNSMPIRDLDTFFLNNGKGIKTIANRGANGIDGVVSTALGVSTVSNNTVLAIGDLSFFHDMNGLLAAKLQKQNITILLVNNDGGGIFSFLPQANEREHFETLFGTPHGLDFSHTAELYGGKYNKVQNWDEFEKVFTESFKIQGLKIIEVPTERESNLQKHRNLWSFVSQEIKMVLDREIS is encoded by the coding sequence ATGAATGACCGAGATGCATTGACAGCGTATGCTGCTTCATTCGTCGATGAGCTGGCACAAAATGAGGTGAAGCATGTGGTGGTGAGCCCTGGTTCACGATCCACACCCTTGGCTTTGTTGCTGGTGGAACATCCTGATATCGAAATTCATATTAATGTGGATGAGCGTTCGGCTGCTTTTTTTGCCCTTGGTTTGGCTAAGGCCCAAAAAGAACCTGTCGGACTTCTTTGTACGTCAGGTACAGCCGCTGCAAACTATTACCCAGCCGTCATTGAGGCTTTCTATTCAAGAGTGCCGCTTATTGTACTTACCGCTGACCGCCCGCATGAATTGCGTGATGTTGGAGCACCACAGGCGATCGATCAGATACATCTTTACGGGAGACATGTAAAATGGTTTGTCGAAATGGCACTTCCTGAAAGCACGGTTGGGATGATGCGGTATGCCAGAACGGTCGGCGCAAGGGCAGTGGCAACAGCTGCAGCTGAGCCTGCAGGGCCTGTTCATTTGAATTTCCCGCTTCGAGAACCATTGATTCCGGACCTGGAGCAAGCAAAGGAGTGCAGGCAAAATAAAATGACGCCTGCTGTGATGATTGACAGTGGAGAACTGTCACTGTCATCATCACAAATAGAAGCTGTTGTAACTACATTGTCAGAAGCTAAGCAAGGTATGATTGTATGTGGCGAATTACCTCATCCAGAGATGAAGGAAGCCATCGTCGCATTAGCGGAAAAACTTGCTTTTCCGGTACTGGCTGATCCCCTTTCACAGTTAAGGAGCGGAAGTCATGACAAAGCCGTAATCATTGATGCGTACGATACGTTTTTACGCGATGAAACGGCAAAAGCGGCTTTCAGGCCGGAAGTGATCTTGCGATTTGGGGCAATGCCTGTTTCTAAACCGTTATTGTTATTCATGAAAGAACAAAAACAGGCAATCACTTTGGTCGTCGATGGCGGAGCAGGCTGGCGCGAACCAGCCGGATTGGCAACGAATATGATTTACAGCGAAGAGAAAGATTTTTGTCTGCGAATTGCTGAAAGCATTACTTCCTCTCCTGATGATGAATGGCTTCGCTTATGGCAAACCGTCAACGGAGCGACGAAGGATGCCTTAGCCTCCGTCAGGGATGAATCGGATTTAAGCGAAGGCAAGCTGTTCGCCCTGCTTGCTGATATGATGCCATTGGAATCGACGCTGTTTGTCGGGAATAGTATGCCCATACGAGATTTGGATACTTTCTTTTTGAATAATGGAAAAGGAATCAAAACCATTGCAAATCGCGGGGCGAATGGTATCGATGGTGTCGTTTCCACTGCGCTTGGCGTAAGCACGGTATCGAACAATACAGTGCTGGCAATCGGTGATTTAAGCTTTTTCCATGATATGAATGGCTTGCTTGCGGCAAAACTTCAAAAACAAAATATCACGATATTGCTGGTTAATAATGATGGCGGCGGCATTTTCTCCTTCTTGCCGCAGGCGAATGAGAGGGAACATTTCGAAACGCTATTCGGCACGCCTCATGGGCTTGATTTTTCCCATACTGCCGAGCTTTATGGCGGTAAATACAACAAGGTGCAAAATTGGGATGAGTTTGAGAAGGTATTTACAGAGTCATTCAAAATTCAAGGTCTGAAAATTATCGAAGTACCGACAGAAAGAGAGTCCAATTTACAAAAGCATCGAAATTTGTGGAGCTTTGTTTCCCAGGAAATAAAAATGGTGTTAGACAGGGAAATATCATGA
- a CDS encoding isochorismate synthase, translating into MAISEETEQFQGLASAIQKAKDLNDQVLFSHIKKIKCNNPLSFYQAGRERYAGERFFWEDPAKEITITGLGNVKKLKAASNAERYREVEKSWIKLQNNAVKTGVTDVEATGPLLFGGFSFDYETDSTLLWNQFGDNLFYIPAFMLSIVGKQAYLTTNLLCSPDDSEKLFIDMINEREAFLFESLDGNELGANSLVMQREVEPEEWKRTVAEAVQEIKMTDLDKIVLARELRLGFERSIDSGKVLEQLIAEQPLSYIFSLEAGGDCFVGATPERLIKKQGNEVFSTCLAGSMGRGKDEQEDVCLGEELLHDQKNLQEHQYVVSMISNAFDSVCEKVMVPAGPTLMKNRHIQHLYTPVRGISKEGVTIFEFVENLHPTPAMGGLPKEKAVVRIREMEGLERGFYAGPLGWVDTYGNGEFAVGIRSALIQNNEASLFAGCGVVEDSTPESEYRETGIKFNPMLSALGGNLNE; encoded by the coding sequence TTGGCTATCTCAGAGGAAACTGAACAGTTTCAGGGACTGGCTTCAGCTATACAAAAGGCGAAGGACTTGAATGATCAAGTTCTATTCAGTCATATTAAGAAGATTAAATGCAACAACCCCCTTTCATTTTATCAAGCTGGAAGAGAACGGTACGCGGGTGAACGCTTTTTCTGGGAGGACCCTGCAAAGGAAATAACCATCACCGGTTTAGGCAATGTTAAGAAACTCAAAGCGGCATCGAATGCCGAACGTTATAGAGAAGTCGAAAAGAGCTGGATCAAACTGCAGAATAATGCTGTCAAAACAGGAGTGACCGATGTAGAAGCGACAGGTCCTTTACTGTTTGGGGGCTTTTCTTTTGATTATGAAACTGACAGTACGCTCCTTTGGAATCAGTTCGGGGACAACCTTTTTTATATACCTGCCTTCATGCTGTCAATAGTGGGTAAACAAGCTTACTTAACGACCAACTTACTTTGTTCGCCTGATGATTCAGAAAAACTCTTCATAGATATGATAAATGAACGGGAAGCTTTCCTTTTCGAAAGCTTGGATGGCAATGAATTGGGTGCAAATTCCCTGGTTATGCAGAGGGAAGTCGAACCTGAGGAATGGAAGCGGACGGTCGCAGAGGCTGTTCAGGAAATCAAGATGACAGATCTTGACAAAATCGTTTTGGCAAGGGAGCTTCGACTTGGTTTTGAACGTTCCATCGATTCAGGGAAAGTGCTTGAACAATTGATTGCTGAGCAGCCATTGAGTTATATTTTCAGTTTGGAAGCTGGTGGCGACTGTTTTGTCGGTGCCACCCCTGAACGTTTGATTAAGAAACAGGGAAATGAAGTTTTTTCTACCTGTCTTGCTGGATCGATGGGACGAGGGAAAGATGAACAGGAAGATGTTTGTCTTGGTGAAGAATTGCTTCATGACCAAAAGAATTTACAAGAGCATCAATATGTCGTATCGATGATATCCAATGCCTTTGATTCAGTATGCGAAAAGGTGATGGTCCCGGCCGGACCGACACTTATGAAAAACCGTCATATCCAGCATTTGTACACACCGGTCCGCGGTATATCAAAGGAAGGTGTCACGATTTTTGAATTTGTGGAGAATCTCCACCCAACACCAGCTATGGGCGGACTTCCCAAAGAAAAGGCCGTTGTCCGGATTCGGGAAATGGAAGGTCTGGAACGCGGCTTTTATGCGGGTCCTTTAGGATGGGTGGATACTTATGGAAACGGGGAATTCGCTGTAGGAATACGTTCTGCACTAATACAGAACAATGAGGCATCGCTCTTTGCCGGATGCGGAGTAGTGGAAGATTCGACTCCCGAAAGTGAATACCGGGAAACGGGGATTAAATTCAATCCGATGTTAAGTGCTTTAGGAGGAAATCTTAATGAATGA
- a CDS encoding 1,4-dihydroxy-2-naphthoate polyprenyltransferase has protein sequence MQTEYDGLPLKRTWKIWWELIRPHTLTAAFVPVLLGTVIALLEDGVNWLLFAAMMIASILIQAATNLFNEYYDFKRGLDTEESVGIGGGIVRHGMTPKLIMSLALGMYAIALIIGIYICAASSWWLAAVGLVCMLVGYLYTGGPLPISYTPFGELFSGLFMGFLIILIAFFIQTGDVSSTAILIAIPSGILVGLINLSNNLRDHDGDKAHGRKTMPVVMGRKNALTFMAIMFAFSYLWLVGLVLTGSVTAWILLAFLSIPKAMAAIKGFVGKTQPITMVPAMKATAQTNTFFGLLMAIGLFISYLI, from the coding sequence ATGCAAACAGAATACGACGGACTTCCCCTTAAACGGACCTGGAAGATTTGGTGGGAGTTAATTCGTCCACATACACTAACCGCAGCTTTTGTCCCAGTCTTACTTGGAACTGTGATTGCACTTTTGGAAGATGGAGTGAATTGGTTACTATTCGCTGCCATGATGATTGCCAGTATCCTGATTCAAGCTGCAACAAATTTATTCAATGAATACTATGATTTCAAGAGAGGCTTGGATACGGAGGAATCCGTAGGCATCGGCGGCGGGATCGTCCGTCATGGAATGACCCCCAAACTAATCATGAGCTTGGCACTTGGCATGTATGCCATCGCCTTGATAATTGGAATCTATATCTGTGCCGCATCATCTTGGTGGCTTGCTGCAGTAGGACTGGTTTGCATGCTTGTCGGCTATCTTTATACAGGCGGTCCCCTGCCCATTTCATATACACCATTTGGGGAACTTTTTTCTGGATTATTCATGGGCTTTTTGATAATCTTGATCGCCTTTTTCATTCAAACCGGTGATGTTTCTTCAACAGCCATCTTAATTGCCATTCCAAGTGGGATTTTGGTCGGGCTTATCAACTTATCCAATAACCTACGTGACCATGATGGGGATAAGGCTCATGGGCGCAAAACGATGCCTGTAGTGATGGGCAGGAAAAACGCCCTGACATTCATGGCAATCATGTTCGCTTTCTCTTATCTATGGCTTGTTGGGCTCGTTCTTACCGGAAGCGTAACGGCCTGGATTCTTCTTGCCTTCTTAAGCATCCCGAAGGCCATGGCCGCAATCAAAGGCTTCGTAGGCAAAACGCAGCCGATCACGATGGTCCCGGCAATGAAAGCGACGGCCCAAACGAATACCTTCTTTGGTTTACTCATGGCCATTGGATTATTCATCAGCTATCTTATCTAA
- a CDS encoding TraR/DksA C4-type zinc finger protein, with amino-acid sequence MATKQQTQKLKKELLQEKNELSSRIQNDEQSVLDKSQTESVGELSSYDNHPADLGTELFEMERNQALDEHAQSEMEKIEEALKALEEGSYGHCKTCNREIPIERLEAIPSTLYCVEHAPEGPTAQERPVEEEILIPSKGDHFENRHGNEIVDKEDSFGDVAKFGTSETPSDYTGDHDNYNDLYKTEDETDGFPEDYEGFAANDIEGKNRMDIPNKKQKEYEDTLEEENIDSQLGDIPYKQKDSYINEKK; translated from the coding sequence ATGGCAACGAAACAACAAACGCAAAAATTAAAAAAGGAACTGCTTCAAGAAAAAAATGAGTTAAGTAGTAGAATTCAAAATGATGAACAATCTGTTCTGGATAAAAGCCAGACGGAATCCGTAGGGGAATTATCATCTTATGATAATCATCCTGCTGACCTAGGAACCGAATTATTCGAGATGGAACGGAATCAAGCACTCGATGAGCATGCACAATCAGAAATGGAGAAAATCGAGGAAGCATTAAAAGCATTGGAAGAAGGTTCGTATGGCCATTGTAAAACCTGCAATAGGGAAATCCCCATCGAGAGGCTTGAAGCGATCCCAAGCACCCTCTACTGTGTCGAGCATGCCCCAGAAGGGCCTACTGCACAAGAGCGACCAGTGGAAGAGGAAATACTGATTCCATCCAAGGGTGATCATTTTGAAAATCGTCATGGAAATGAAATAGTGGATAAAGAAGATAGCTTTGGTGATGTCGCCAAATTCGGTACATCCGAAACGCCATCTGATTACACCGGCGATCATGACAATTATAATGATCTTTATAAAACCGAAGATGAAACGGATGGATTTCCAGAAGACTATGAAGGATTTGCAGCTAATGATATCGAAGGGAAAAATAGAATGGACATACCGAACAAAAAGCAAAAGGAATATGAAGATACATTAGAAGAAGAAAATATCGATTCCCAGCTTGGAGACATTCCTTATAAACAAAAAGATAGTTATATCAATGAAAAGAAATGA
- the menB gene encoding 1,4-dihydroxy-2-naphthoyl-CoA synthase, producing the protein MTIQWETIREYDEILYEKYNGIAKVSINRPHVHNAFTPKTTAEMIDAFARARDDSSIGVIILTGVGGKAFCSGGDQKVRGNGGYVGEDNIPRLNVLDLQRLIRVIPKPVVAMVAGYAIGGGNVLNVVCDLTIAADNAIFGQTGPNVGSFDAGYGSGYLARIVGHKKAREIWYLCRQYNAQEALDMGLVNTVVPLDQLEAETVKWCEEMLEKSPTALRFLKAAMNADTDGLAGLQQLAGDATLLYYTTEEAKEGRDAFKEKRTPDFGQFPRFP; encoded by the coding sequence ATGACGATTCAATGGGAAACAATACGTGAGTATGATGAAATTTTGTATGAAAAATATAATGGGATTGCGAAAGTGTCCATCAATCGACCACATGTACATAATGCATTCACGCCAAAAACGACTGCTGAAATGATTGATGCATTCGCAAGAGCGCGTGATGATTCCAGCATTGGTGTCATTATTTTAACAGGTGTAGGCGGCAAAGCATTCTGTTCAGGCGGAGACCAAAAAGTACGCGGAAATGGCGGATATGTGGGTGAAGATAACATTCCGCGTCTAAATGTTCTTGATCTGCAACGTTTGATTCGCGTAATTCCAAAACCGGTCGTAGCCATGGTTGCAGGATATGCAATTGGCGGCGGTAATGTCTTGAACGTGGTATGTGACTTGACGATTGCTGCTGACAATGCAATTTTCGGACAAACTGGACCGAATGTAGGAAGCTTTGATGCTGGTTATGGTTCTGGCTACCTTGCACGTATCGTGGGTCATAAAAAGGCGCGTGAAATCTGGTACCTATGCCGTCAATACAATGCACAGGAAGCATTGGATATGGGATTGGTCAACACAGTCGTACCTTTAGACCAATTAGAAGCGGAAACGGTTAAATGGTGTGAAGAAATGCTTGAGAAGAGCCCTACTGCACTTCGTTTCTTGAAAGCGGCAATGAACGCTGATACGGATGGCCTTGCAGGTCTTCAACAATTGGCTGGTGACGCTACACTTTTATACTATACAACAGAAGAAGCAAAAGAAGGCCGCGATGCATTCAAAGAAAAACGCACTCCGGACTTTGGGCAATTCCCTCGTTTCCCTTAA
- a CDS encoding o-succinylbenzoate--CoA ligase, with protein MAEEKLPNWLKNRAHLSPDRPAIEFEGQTYSFLELYTLSEKMAGRLASIGLGAGDSCAVLLRNHIDGVVVIHALFHLGVKIVMLNNKLTAKELSWQIGDSKTAYLVSEGSFSGKLADIGEILPDLHLHLMEELPVEGTAGILQEFYLEDTATIMYTSGTTGNPKGVIQTFGNHWWSAVGSVLNLGLHEEDSWYCAVPIFHISGLSILMKNVIYGMKVVLSERFDEREANRSIQENGVTIISVVTAMLNRMVQDMKGTSYPKTFRCFLLGGGPAPVHLLEVCKEKGIPVYQTYGMTETSSQIVTLAPEYSMTKIGSAGKPLFPSQLRIEKDGTMCEPGAVGEIVVSGPNVTKGYFNRMDATQQAITDGWLYTGDLGYLDEEGFLYVLDRRSDLIISGGENVYPAEIENVLSMHPDVFEAGVTGTDDEKWGQVPLAFVVLHQGAELDESELLEYCRGYLASYKIPRKVIFCKELPRNGASKLLRRELKKEMGEWQ; from the coding sequence ATGGCAGAAGAAAAGTTGCCGAACTGGCTGAAAAATCGGGCGCATCTTTCACCGGATCGCCCGGCAATCGAGTTTGAAGGTCAAACGTATAGCTTTCTTGAACTGTATACTTTATCGGAGAAGATGGCTGGTAGGCTGGCAAGCATTGGTCTGGGCGCTGGCGATTCATGCGCGGTTTTGCTCCGTAACCATATTGATGGTGTTGTCGTTATCCATGCACTATTTCATCTCGGTGTGAAGATTGTGATGCTGAATAATAAGCTAACGGCAAAAGAGCTGTCCTGGCAGATCGGGGACAGCAAAACTGCCTATCTGGTTTCAGAAGGGTCCTTCTCCGGAAAACTTGCTGATATTGGTGAGATTCTCCCGGATTTGCACCTTCATTTAATGGAAGAATTGCCGGTTGAAGGCACAGCAGGGATACTTCAAGAGTTTTACCTTGAGGATACCGCTACGATCATGTATACATCTGGTACGACAGGAAATCCAAAAGGGGTCATCCAAACATTCGGCAACCATTGGTGGAGTGCCGTAGGGTCTGTTCTGAACCTTGGATTGCATGAGGAGGATTCTTGGTATTGTGCGGTTCCGATCTTTCATATTAGCGGCTTATCCATCTTGATGAAAAATGTGATTTATGGCATGAAAGTCGTTTTGTCTGAACGTTTCGATGAACGGGAAGCAAACCGGAGCATCCAGGAAAATGGCGTGACGATCATTTCGGTCGTGACGGCGATGCTGAATAGGATGGTGCAGGATATGAAGGGAACAAGCTATCCAAAAACTTTCCGCTGTTTCCTGTTGGGCGGCGGCCCTGCACCCGTCCATTTGCTTGAGGTATGTAAGGAGAAAGGGATTCCCGTCTATCAAACATATGGGATGACCGAAACATCTTCACAGATTGTGACACTGGCACCGGAATATAGCATGACAAAAATCGGCTCTGCGGGAAAGCCTTTGTTTCCTTCGCAGTTACGGATTGAAAAAGACGGCACGATGTGTGAACCGGGTGCAGTGGGGGAAATCGTGGTTTCAGGTCCGAATGTCACGAAAGGCTATTTTAATCGGATGGATGCTACACAGCAGGCGATTACCGATGGATGGCTTTATACCGGGGATCTTGGTTATCTTGACGAGGAAGGCTTTTTATATGTGCTTGACCGACGTTCGGATTTAATCATCTCCGGCGGTGAAAATGTCTATCCGGCCGAGATTGAAAACGTCCTCAGTATGCATCCTGATGTTTTCGAAGCGGGAGTGACGGGGACTGACGATGAAAAGTGGGGACAGGTCCCGCTTGCTTTTGTCGTCTTGCATCAAGGTGCAGAGCTTGATGAGAGCGAACTGCTGGAATATTGCAGGGGATATTTAGCATCCTATAAGATTCCCCGGAAAGTGATATTTTGTAAGGAGCTTCCCCGTAATGGCGCAAGCAAGCTTCTGAGACGGGAACTGAAGAAGGAGATGGGGGAATGGCAATGA